The following are from one region of the Stanieria cyanosphaera PCC 7437 genome:
- a CDS encoding FAD-dependent oxidoreductase produces the protein MTQNLVLIGGGHSHAIALKLFEQNPISGVKLTLISDVKQTPYSGMLPGHVAGFYSYQETHINLQHLSELAEADLIIDQAVGLDLDQKQVICLENPPIKFDYLSIDIGSTPQTNNILGAKKYVIPAKPVPQFLQAWEELLTTHPNNSISLAIVGGGAGGVELALNMQARLLKEQNNQTTIHLFHREEKLLSSHNDWVSNRLKKILIARGIKLHLQENVKEVLAHQIICDSGLVVDCNYIFWVTQASAPTWIKNSGLTTDQKGFILVKDTLQSVSHPHIFATGDVATMQNYQRPKAGVFAVRQGRPLFENWRRIILKRPLKTYTPQKNYLALIGTGDKNAIASWGLIGWQSPLLWYLKDYIDRKFMNRFLETRKR, from the coding sequence ATGACTCAAAACTTAGTTTTAATTGGTGGTGGACACAGCCATGCGATCGCGTTAAAATTATTTGAACAAAATCCGATTTCAGGAGTAAAACTTACTTTAATTAGTGATGTTAAACAAACTCCTTATTCGGGGATGTTACCTGGTCATGTGGCTGGGTTTTATTCTTATCAAGAAACTCATATTAATTTACAACATTTATCTGAGTTGGCAGAAGCAGATTTAATTATAGATCAAGCGGTAGGTTTAGACTTAGATCAAAAACAAGTAATTTGTTTAGAAAATCCTCCAATTAAATTCGATTACCTATCAATTGATATCGGTAGTACTCCTCAAACAAATAATATACTTGGAGCTAAAAAATATGTAATTCCTGCTAAACCTGTTCCTCAATTTTTACAAGCTTGGGAAGAATTATTAACTACCCATCCAAATAATTCAATTTCTTTAGCAATTGTTGGTGGTGGTGCAGGGGGAGTTGAATTAGCTTTAAATATGCAGGCTCGTTTGCTCAAAGAACAAAACAATCAAACTACAATTCATTTATTTCATCGAGAAGAAAAACTTTTATCAAGTCATAATGATTGGGTAAGTAATCGATTAAAAAAAATTTTAATTGCCAGAGGAATCAAACTACATTTACAGGAAAACGTTAAAGAAGTTTTAGCTCATCAAATTATTTGTGATTCTGGTTTAGTTGTAGATTGTAATTATATATTTTGGGTAACTCAAGCTTCCGCACCCACTTGGATTAAAAATTCTGGTTTAACTACCGATCAAAAAGGTTTTATCTTAGTCAAAGATACTCTGCAATCTGTTTCCCATCCGCATATTTTTGCGACAGGAGATGTAGCAACAATGCAAAATTATCAACGTCCTAAAGCAGGTGTCTTTGCCGTACGTCAGGGACGACCATTATTTGAAAATTGGCGTAGAATAATATTAAAGCGACCACTTAAAACCTACACTCCACAAAAAAACTACTTAGCCTTAATCGGCACTGGAGACAAAAACGCGATCGCTTCTTGGGGATTAATTGGTTGGCAATCTCCTTTACTATGGTATCTGAAAGATTATATCGACCGAAAATTTATGAATCGCTTTTTAGAGACGAGAAAGCGTTAA
- a CDS encoding YcjF family protein codes for MTDSPNPKPDSSSLESTESQSRAKISPNALAAWAAHSWNEATQKVAKNIPLEQINQTLTKWFNFDNKTQKITKNIPLEQINQTLTKWFSVDEAQVTEILETVRAKLPTTEALLIGKPQAGKSSIIRGLTGVSAEIVGQGFRPHTQHTQQYAYPSSELPLLIFTDTVGLGDVAQDTQAIIEELSGDLRQETNRAKILILTVKINDFATDTLKQIAEQLRQKYPNIPCLLAVTCLHEVYPPDLVNHPDYPPDVAEVKRAFTAIQEAFANLCDRSVLIDFTLEEDEYQPVFYGLEALRDAIADLLPEAEANAISQLLDQTATEQIGNLYRDVARRYLVAFSTIAATLAAVPLPFATMPVLTALQVSMVGLLGKLYGQTITPSQAGGIVSAIAGGFVAQAVGRELIKFIPGFGSVIAASWAAAYTWALGEGACVYFGDLMGGKKPDPEKIQSVMREAFQSAKERFKNVG; via the coding sequence ATGACTGATTCCCCTAATCCTAAACCCGATTCTTCATCTCTTGAATCTACCGAGTCTCAATCTCGTGCTAAAATCTCCCCAAATGCTCTCGCAGCTTGGGCTGCTCATAGCTGGAATGAGGCAACACAGAAAGTTGCTAAAAATATCCCTCTAGAGCAAATTAATCAAACTTTGACTAAATGGTTTAATTTTGATAATAAGACCCAAAAAATTACTAAAAATATCCCTTTAGAGCAGATTAATCAAACTTTGACTAAATGGTTTAGTGTGGATGAGGCTCAAGTAACAGAAATTTTAGAAACGGTTCGAGCCAAATTACCTACAACCGAGGCTTTACTGATTGGTAAACCTCAAGCAGGCAAAAGTTCGATTATTCGAGGATTAACAGGCGTTTCGGCTGAGATTGTAGGACAGGGATTTCGCCCCCATACTCAACATACTCAGCAATATGCTTATCCTTCCAGCGAACTGCCTTTATTAATTTTTACTGATACTGTTGGGCTAGGAGATGTTGCTCAAGATACTCAAGCCATTATTGAAGAATTGAGCGGAGATCTTCGCCAAGAAACTAATCGAGCCAAAATTTTAATTCTTACAGTTAAAATTAATGATTTTGCTACCGATACTTTAAAACAAATTGCTGAACAATTACGCCAAAAATATCCGAATATTCCCTGTTTATTAGCAGTTACCTGTCTTCACGAGGTTTATCCGCCCGATTTAGTTAATCATCCTGACTATCCTCCAGATGTTGCCGAAGTAAAGCGAGCTTTTACAGCTATTCAAGAAGCTTTTGCTAATTTATGCGACCGCTCTGTTTTGATTGATTTTACTTTAGAAGAAGATGAATATCAGCCCGTTTTCTACGGTTTAGAAGCTTTACGAGACGCGATCGCAGATTTACTTCCTGAAGCAGAAGCTAACGCTATTTCTCAATTATTAGATCAAACTGCTACTGAACAAATCGGCAATTTGTATCGAGATGTCGCTAGACGTTATCTGGTGGCATTTTCGACAATTGCAGCTACTTTAGCAGCCGTACCGCTTCCGTTTGCGACAATGCCTGTTTTAACTGCCCTACAAGTCTCAATGGTAGGTTTGTTGGGCAAATTATATGGACAAACTATCACTCCATCCCAAGCTGGCGGAATTGTTAGTGCGATCGCTGGAGGTTTTGTCGCGCAAGCTGTTGGTAGAGAATTGATTAAATTTATTCCTGGTTTTGGTAGTGTAATTGCTGCTTCTTGGGCTGCTGCTTATACTTGGGCATTGGGTGAAGGTGCTTGTGTTTATTTTGGCGATTTAATGGGTGGTAAAAAACCCGATCCCGAAAAAATTCAATCAGTAATGCGAGAAGCTTTTCAGTCTGCCAAAGAAAGGTTTAAAAATGTAGGTTGA
- a CDS encoding methionine gamma-lyase family protein, with protein sequence MNTQALLFEAEKALLPIFSGIDTQVKQNLKKVLTSFRDRRVGVHHFASVSGYGHDDLGRDTLDKVFADVMGADEAIVRIQFVSGTHAIASALFGVLRPGDEMLAVAGAPYDTLEEVIGLRGNHHGSLAEFNIEYRQLNLTLDGNIDWKNLETAIKERTRLVLIQRSCGYSWRKSLSIDDIEKIITIVKRQNPETICFVDNCYGEFIEEREPTAVGADLMAGSLIKNPGGTIVTSGGYVAGKAELVEAAACRLTAPGIGSSGGATLDQNRLLFQGLFLAPQMVGEAVKGSHLIAYVFEQLGYPVNPLPLEPRRDVIQAIQLGSPEKLIAFCKAIQRYSPIDSYLEPIPAEMPGYESKLVMAGGTFIDGSTSEFSADGPLREPYIVFCQGGTHWTQIAIALEAAIEAVGVNF encoded by the coding sequence ATGAACACCCAAGCTCTGCTTTTTGAAGCAGAAAAAGCCTTATTACCGATTTTTTCTGGAATTGACACCCAGGTCAAGCAAAACTTAAAAAAAGTATTAACCTCTTTTCGCGACCGCCGTGTGGGAGTCCATCACTTTGCTAGTGTTAGTGGTTATGGACATGACGATCTTGGTCGAGATACTTTAGATAAAGTCTTTGCTGACGTCATGGGCGCAGACGAAGCAATAGTCCGAATCCAATTTGTCTCAGGAACTCATGCGATCGCCAGTGCTTTATTTGGCGTGCTTCGCCCAGGAGACGAAATGTTAGCTGTAGCAGGCGCACCTTATGACACCCTCGAAGAAGTAATCGGTTTAAGAGGAAACCATCATGGTTCTCTTGCTGAGTTTAACATTGAATATCGCCAGTTAAACCTGACTTTAGATGGAAATATAGATTGGAAAAATTTGGAAACAGCCATTAAAGAGCGAACTCGTTTGGTTTTAATTCAACGTTCTTGTGGTTATTCATGGCGTAAAAGTTTATCAATTGACGACATTGAAAAAATTATCACAATAGTTAAACGACAAAATCCCGAGACAATTTGTTTCGTGGATAATTGTTACGGAGAATTTATCGAAGAGCGAGAACCCACTGCTGTAGGTGCGGATTTGATGGCGGGTTCTTTGATCAAAAATCCGGGGGGAACAATTGTTACTAGTGGTGGTTATGTAGCAGGAAAAGCTGAATTGGTAGAAGCAGCAGCTTGTCGTTTGACCGCACCAGGAATTGGTAGTAGTGGCGGTGCTACCCTCGATCAAAATCGGTTGTTGTTTCAGGGTTTATTTTTAGCTCCTCAAATGGTGGGTGAAGCGGTCAAAGGAAGTCATTTAATTGCTTATGTTTTTGAGCAATTAGGTTATCCTGTCAATCCGTTGCCTCTAGAACCTCGTCGAGATGTAATTCAAGCTATTCAATTAGGTTCACCAGAAAAACTGATTGCGTTTTGTAAAGCGATTCAAAGGTATTCTCCAATTGATTCTTACCTAGAACCCATTCCTGCCGAAATGCCTGGTTATGAGAGTAAGTTAGTTATGGCTGGAGGAACTTTTATTGATGGGAGTACTTCTGAATTTTCTGCCGATGGCCCTTTGCGAGAACCTTATATCGTATTTTGTCAAGGTGGTACTCATTGGACTCAAATTGCGATCGCACTTGAAGCTGCAATTGAAGCAGTAGGTGTCAATTTTTAA
- a CDS encoding acyl-CoA desaturase, with translation MTVATSDRLPPDWLNISYFGLIHLVALLAVFPQNFSWGAVGVAFLLYWLTAGIGITLGFHRLVTHRSFETPKWVEYILVFCGTLACEGGPLDWVGAHRIHHKHSDTELDPHDSNRGFWWSHIGWMMCEHPVNQEIPRYTKDIADDPFYQFCQKYLVPIQVGLGLLLYFIGGWSYVIWGIFVRLVVVFHVTWLVNSATHKFGYKSHESNDNSTNCWWVALLTFGEGWHNNHHAYQYSARHGLRWWEIDATWMTIKLLEFLGLAKNIKLPPTQTKQTQV, from the coding sequence ATGACAGTTGCTACATCAGATCGACTTCCTCCAGATTGGCTCAACATTAGCTATTTTGGGCTAATACATTTAGTCGCCTTATTAGCTGTTTTCCCCCAAAATTTCAGTTGGGGAGCAGTCGGAGTTGCTTTTCTTCTTTATTGGTTAACGGCAGGGATCGGGATTACTCTTGGATTTCATCGGCTAGTTACCCATCGCAGTTTTGAAACTCCTAAATGGGTAGAATATATCTTAGTTTTTTGTGGAACTCTAGCTTGTGAAGGAGGTCCCCTTGATTGGGTTGGAGCGCATCGAATTCATCATAAGCATTCTGATACAGAGTTAGACCCCCACGATTCTAATCGGGGTTTTTGGTGGAGTCATATCGGTTGGATGATGTGTGAACATCCCGTCAATCAGGAAATTCCTCGTTATACCAAAGATATTGCTGATGATCCTTTTTATCAATTCTGTCAAAAATATTTAGTTCCTATTCAAGTTGGTTTAGGCTTACTTTTATATTTTATTGGAGGTTGGTCTTATGTCATCTGGGGAATTTTTGTTCGTCTGGTAGTTGTGTTCCACGTTACCTGGTTGGTCAATAGCGCAACTCATAAATTTGGCTATAAAAGTCATGAATCAAACGATAATTCAACCAATTGTTGGTGGGTAGCGTTACTTACTTTTGGGGAAGGTTGGCACAACAACCACCATGCCTACCAATATTCTGCGCGTCATGGTTTAAGATGGTGGGAAATCGATGCTACGTGGATGACGATTAAATTACTTGAATTTTTAGGATTAGCAAAAAATATTAAATTACCACCAACTCAAACTAAACAAACTCAAGTTTAA
- a CDS encoding lysophospholipid acyltransferase family protein, translated as MNQSLSSQQSLSKQQSDSINSRVSPWLARLLYPLARYLVLPVFFSQIEVIGQENIPKTEPVIVAPTHRSRWDAMIIPYAVGRLVSGRDLRFMVSANEVKGVQGWFIRRMGGFPVDTEHPGIGSVRHSIKLLHKDEMLVIFPEGGIYRENIIHPLKRGVARIALEVESEQPGSEIKILPISIKYDQPYPSWGSKVIVEIGSPLNVADYLSDSLRQSSQKLTNALKASLEKLHKVEDECRFASSEI; from the coding sequence ATGAATCAGTCTTTGTCGTCTCAACAATCTCTTTCCAAACAACAATCAGATTCGATTAACTCTCGTGTATCTCCTTGGTTAGCTCGATTACTATATCCGCTAGCGCGATATCTCGTTTTACCTGTCTTTTTTAGCCAAATTGAAGTAATAGGGCAAGAAAATATTCCTAAAACTGAGCCTGTGATTGTTGCTCCTACTCATCGTTCTCGTTGGGATGCTATGATTATCCCTTATGCAGTTGGGAGATTAGTCAGTGGCAGAGACTTACGCTTTATGGTTTCTGCTAACGAGGTTAAAGGTGTACAAGGATGGTTTATTAGACGAATGGGTGGATTTCCTGTTGATACCGAACACCCAGGAATAGGAAGCGTTCGTCATAGCATTAAACTACTGCATAAAGATGAAATGTTAGTCATTTTTCCAGAAGGAGGCATTTATAGAGAGAATATAATTCATCCTCTTAAGCGTGGTGTAGCTCGGATCGCTTTAGAAGTAGAATCAGAGCAACCAGGAAGTGAAATAAAAATTTTACCTATTAGTATTAAATACGACCAGCCCTATCCTAGTTGGGGGTCAAAGGTAATAGTAGAAATTGGCTCACCTCTCAATGTAGCTGATTATTTAAGTGATTCTTTACGTCAAAGTTCTCAGAAACTTACCAATGCACTCAAAGCATCATTAGAAAAGTTGCACAAAGTTGAAGATGAATGTAGATTCGCATCTTCTGAAATATAA
- a CDS encoding PP2C family protein-serine/threonine phosphatase has protein sequence MKRVSQFQVSMSNTEQTIQCSNPHCLAVNSIDNQFCHRCKTPIVKRYLWAITDAVAPEQIGQLIGDRYLALDRRVFLDTQPGKLPQTPEDVPKTIIAYLQLFSYVPHLPQVYGQLDGTDIWLLEYGTVPTDERGELLHPQLIPEITEVWEQATALQQLSWLRQIVNLWQPLASKQLVSTLLNAQLIRVNGLLIQLLELEPDQSATPQLKDLAQLWSEWNQTASEQIQEFLTQLCLRLQQGTINQPEQIIALLDRAIQLCSYTFDYSYRVVACTDSGPSRNNNEDASYPPNETLINVGNQETSLAIVCDGVGGHEGGEIAAEQTIKYLRDRVAELSLGKYDTNPPSVIQKLANFTNAANDIISNRNDNEQRQERRRMGTTLVMSLAHHHEMYLAHVGDSRIYLITPESCHQVTVDDDLASREVRLGYAVYREALQYPSAGALIQALGMRDSGSLHPNVQRLIIDRDCVFLLCTDGLSDFDRVEQYWQSTILPLLKNSDQNNLIKAAKALVKIANEKNGHDNVTVALVHCQIQPKSETEAEAISWAEVESVVGESLSWSEVAATDSSLPETESLQPTEAQFTEPLPQPRKSKKLQLLLLSLIILIGIGVLSSLFVLKLMNEAEDSKELGPTIPEREMTNPEQEITTPRSKNQNF, from the coding sequence ATGAAGCGCGTTTCCCAATTCCAAGTATCTATGTCAAACACGGAGCAAACAATTCAATGCTCGAATCCTCATTGTCTAGCTGTTAATTCGATAGATAATCAATTTTGTCATCGATGTAAAACGCCGATAGTCAAACGTTATCTGTGGGCAATAACAGATGCGGTCGCGCCTGAGCAAATTGGGCAACTAATTGGCGATCGCTATTTGGCATTAGATCGAAGAGTATTTCTTGATACTCAACCAGGAAAATTACCTCAAACTCCAGAGGACGTACCTAAAACGATTATTGCTTATCTACAACTTTTTTCGTATGTGCCTCACCTTCCTCAAGTTTATGGACAACTCGATGGTACAGATATTTGGTTGCTAGAATATGGCACTGTACCAACGGACGAACGAGGAGAATTATTACATCCTCAATTGATACCAGAAATCACTGAAGTGTGGGAACAAGCAACTGCTTTACAACAGTTAAGTTGGTTGAGGCAAATCGTTAATCTTTGGCAACCTCTAGCTAGCAAACAGCTAGTTTCTACTCTGCTGAATGCTCAATTAATTAGAGTGAATGGACTATTAATTCAGCTTTTAGAATTAGAACCAGACCAGTCAGCTACTCCCCAGTTAAAAGATTTGGCTCAATTGTGGTCTGAGTGGAATCAAACTGCATCTGAACAAATTCAAGAATTTTTAACACAACTTTGTCTTCGTCTTCAACAAGGAACGATTAATCAACCAGAACAAATAATCGCTCTTTTAGACCGAGCAATTCAATTATGTAGTTATACTTTTGATTATTCTTATCGGGTAGTTGCTTGTACTGATTCAGGTCCTAGTCGAAATAATAATGAAGACGCTTCCTATCCTCCCAACGAAACGCTGATTAATGTTGGCAATCAAGAAACTTCTTTAGCCATTGTCTGTGATGGAGTAGGAGGACACGAAGGAGGAGAAATTGCTGCTGAACAAACTATTAAGTATCTTAGAGATCGAGTTGCTGAATTATCTTTAGGTAAATACGATACCAATCCGCCTAGTGTAATCCAGAAATTAGCCAATTTTACTAACGCAGCTAACGATATCATTAGTAATCGTAACGATAACGAACAACGTCAAGAACGACGACGCATGGGAACAACCTTGGTCATGAGTTTAGCTCATCATCATGAAATGTACCTAGCTCATGTAGGGGATTCTCGGATTTATTTGATTACTCCCGAAAGTTGCCATCAAGTTACTGTAGATGATGATTTAGCATCGAGAGAAGTACGCCTCGGCTATGCTGTTTATCGAGAAGCTCTACAATACCCTTCTGCAGGAGCTTTAATCCAAGCTTTAGGAATGAGAGATTCTGGTTCTCTTCATCCTAATGTCCAACGATTGATTATAGATCGCGATTGTGTCTTTTTGCTTTGTACTGATGGCTTAAGTGATTTTGACCGAGTAGAACAATACTGGCAAAGTACAATCTTACCACTGTTAAAGAATTCAGACCAAAATAATCTCATCAAAGCTGCTAAAGCGTTAGTAAAAATTGCCAATGAAAAAAATGGGCATGATAATGTTACGGTGGCTTTAGTTCATTGTCAGATTCAACCTAAATCAGAAACAGAAGCAGAAGCTATTTCTTGGGCAGAGGTAGAATCAGTAGTTGGAGAATCGCTCAGTTGGTCTGAAGTTGCTGCAACTGATAGTTCTTTGCCTGAGACAGAATCATTACAGCCTACAGAAGCACAATTTACTGAACCGCTTCCGCAGCCACGCAAATCTAAAAAACTACAGCTATTATTGTTAAGCTTGATTATTTTAATTGGAATCGGGGTGTTATCTTCTTTATTTGTACTGAAATTAATGAATGAGGCAGAAGATTCTAAAGAACTTGGGCCAACTATTCCTGAGCGAGAAATGACTAATCCTGAGCAGGAAATAACCACTCCTCGTTCTAAAAATCAGAACTTTTAA
- a CDS encoding pyridoxal-phosphate-dependent aminotransferase family protein, whose translation MISTSSKSDRFRRQTAQLDLPPRVLLGPGPANVHPRVLTAMSTPPVGHLDPTFLAVMDEIQDLLRYAWQTENELTIAVSGTGSAAMEATLANVVEPEDVVLVGVKGYFGNRLVDMASRYGADVRTISKPWGQVFDLAEIKTALETHRPKILALVHAETSTGVKQPLEGLGELCQQYDCLLLVDTVTSLGGVPLSIDQSGIDLAYSCSQKGLGCPPGASPFTMSAKAIDKLNSRRTPVANWYLDMSLLSKYWGSERVYHHTAPINLYYGLREALRLVAEEGLEKRWQRHQTNAELLWQGLAELNLVCHVEQQYRLPTLTTVRIPDGVDGKAIAGKLLNEYNIEIAGGLGELGGKVWRIGLMGYNSRPENVILLLNALKQVLYF comes from the coding sequence ATGATTTCAACAAGCTCAAAGAGCGATCGCTTTCGTCGTCAAACCGCTCAATTAGATTTACCGCCTCGTGTCTTACTAGGGCCTGGGCCTGCCAATGTCCATCCCCGCGTCTTAACTGCCATGAGTACTCCACCAGTAGGACATCTCGATCCTACTTTTTTAGCTGTGATGGATGAAATTCAAGATTTACTTCGTTATGCTTGGCAAACTGAGAATGAATTAACTATTGCGGTCAGTGGTACTGGTAGCGCAGCGATGGAAGCAACTTTAGCCAATGTAGTTGAACCAGAAGATGTAGTCTTAGTCGGGGTCAAAGGTTATTTTGGCAATCGCTTGGTAGATATGGCAAGTCGATATGGTGCGGATGTTCGTACCATCAGCAAACCTTGGGGACAAGTATTTGATCTAGCTGAAATCAAAACTGCGCTAGAAACTCATCGTCCAAAAATTTTAGCTTTAGTTCATGCGGAAACTTCCACAGGAGTGAAACAACCTTTAGAAGGGTTGGGGGAACTATGCCAACAGTACGATTGTTTACTTTTAGTTGATACAGTTACCAGTTTGGGAGGTGTACCTTTATCGATTGACCAATCGGGGATCGATTTGGCTTATAGTTGTAGCCAGAAAGGTTTGGGTTGTCCTCCTGGTGCTTCACCTTTTACCATGAGTGCCAAGGCAATTGATAAATTAAACAGCCGTCGTACTCCTGTGGCTAACTGGTATTTAGATATGTCGCTGTTGAGTAAATATTGGGGAAGTGAACGCGTTTATCATCATACTGCCCCAATTAACCTTTATTACGGTTTACGAGAGGCTTTACGTCTAGTAGCTGAAGAAGGATTAGAAAAGCGTTGGCAAAGACATCAAACTAATGCTGAGTTACTGTGGCAAGGGTTAGCAGAATTAAACCTAGTTTGTCATGTAGAGCAACAATATCGTTTACCTACCTTAACTACTGTCCGTATTCCCGATGGAGTTGATGGTAAAGCGATCGCTGGTAAACTACTAAACGAATACAATATTGAAATTGCTGGTGGTTTAGGTGAATTAGGTGGTAAAGTTTGGCGAATTGGCTTAATGGGATATAACAGTCGCCCCGAAAATGTCATTCTTTTACTTAATGCTTTAAAGCAAGTTTTATATTTTTAA
- a CDS encoding MotA/TolQ/ExbB proton channel family protein — MNFAELIAKGGVTIWPLLFLSILSVGTILERLWFWSRVLIQEKLIINRVMEAATLNWRLVEKIAREYKNHPLANFIYSPLQLINPEPEVFHLALEAAADDELAHMRKGEKVLEAVIALSPLLGLFGTVWGLIQALSSIKLSDLGTASTSGVTLGISEALISTAAGLLVAIISLAFYRLFQAFWANQVRIFRKIGSQLELIYRQKWLEAETEGLPVDFHLETDSSLER, encoded by the coding sequence GTGAATTTTGCTGAACTTATTGCCAAAGGTGGAGTAACAATCTGGCCACTATTATTTCTTTCAATTCTTTCTGTAGGAACGATTTTAGAACGACTCTGGTTTTGGTCAAGAGTTTTGATTCAAGAAAAATTAATTATCAATCGCGTCATGGAAGCAGCGACTCTTAACTGGCGTTTAGTTGAAAAAATTGCCCGTGAATACAAAAATCATCCTTTAGCAAATTTTATCTATTCTCCTCTACAATTAATTAATCCCGAACCAGAAGTTTTTCACTTAGCTTTAGAAGCTGCTGCTGATGATGAGTTGGCTCATATGCGTAAGGGAGAAAAAGTTTTAGAAGCTGTGATTGCTCTTTCGCCTCTATTGGGTTTATTTGGTACAGTTTGGGGTTTGATTCAAGCTCTTAGTTCAATTAAACTTAGCGATCTTGGTACTGCTTCTACTTCTGGGGTTACTTTAGGAATAAGTGAGGCTTTAATCTCTACCGCAGCAGGTTTGTTAGTTGCGATTATTAGTCTAGCTTTTTATCGTCTTTTTCAAGCTTTTTGGGCAAATCAAGTCAGAATTTTTCGTAAAATTGGCAGTCAACTAGAATTAATTTATCGGCAGAAATGGTTGGAAGCCGAAACTGAAGGATTACCAGTCGATTTTCACTTAGAAACTGATTCTAGTTTGGAGCGATAA
- a CDS encoding ExbD/TolR family protein, translating to MTIKKTNTRHPYPTHLPMRRMRLWQDESVHQETRIEILPLIDVIFCILTFFILGAVGLSRQQAINLDLPSAKTGKAQMRDMLVVSLDDLGQIYVEQQIVTKTQLSQSIKNYHQSNPEGLMVLHAAKNTTYREVVEVLDVLREVGGDRVALATLPGDSQATETPTNFDTNPNPYLPGLPGLPSNYNPYSIPNPPSPPSN from the coding sequence ATGACAATAAAAAAAACTAATACACGCCATCCATATCCTACTCATCTTCCTATGCGTCGAATGCGACTCTGGCAAGATGAATCAGTTCACCAGGAAACCAGAATTGAGATTCTTCCTCTGATTGATGTCATTTTTTGTATTTTGACGTTTTTTATTTTGGGTGCAGTCGGTTTATCTCGTCAGCAAGCAATTAATCTCGATTTACCTAGTGCTAAAACGGGTAAAGCCCAAATGCGAGATATGTTAGTAGTTAGTTTAGATGATTTGGGTCAAATTTATGTCGAACAACAGATCGTAACCAAAACGCAGCTATCGCAGTCGATTAAAAATTATCATCAATCCAATCCAGAAGGGTTAATGGTACTTCATGCTGCTAAAAACACTACTTATCGTGAAGTTGTAGAGGTATTAGATGTTTTAAGAGAGGTAGGAGGCGATCGCGTGGCTTTAGCTACTCTTCCTGGAGATTCTCAAGCAACAGAAACACCTACTAATTTTGATACTAACCCAAATCCTTATTTACCAGGTCTTCCAGGTTTACCCAGTAATTATAATCCTTATTCTATTCCTAATCCTCCTAGTCCACCTAGTAATTAA
- a CDS encoding globin family protein — MLSDRIKELIQKSRIVSFADWQKQYSNEVIEIFQQADDQGRYLSDQDIKQIQTLTPQLTTSTTQAQLLRDRVEEIVSQARAEVLAAYPQITEPGGDLYPPARAEACWRDFWHFLRCITYGIAGQSVEYTSTTGLGYMEQLYQELKVPLEAMVLGLEKLKYYSLQQFEEQEKIQLAPYFEHLINKMKGFSLTAA, encoded by the coding sequence ATGCTTAGCGATCGCATTAAGGAATTAATTCAAAAGTCTCGAATTGTCAGTTTTGCTGATTGGCAGAAGCAATATTCAAACGAAGTTATCGAAATTTTTCAACAAGCCGACGATCAAGGCAGATATCTTAGTGATCAAGACATTAAGCAAATTCAGACTCTTACTCCACAGCTTACTACTTCCACTACTCAAGCTCAACTGCTAAGAGATAGAGTTGAAGAAATTGTATCTCAAGCAAGAGCCGAAGTTTTAGCTGCTTATCCTCAAATTACCGAACCTGGTGGAGATTTATACCCTCCAGCTAGAGCAGAAGCTTGCTGGCGAGATTTCTGGCATTTTTTGCGTTGTATTACCTATGGTATAGCGGGGCAATCCGTTGAATATACTAGTACAACTGGCTTAGGTTATATGGAACAATTGTATCAAGAATTAAAAGTTCCTCTTGAGGCTATGGTTTTAGGGCTAGAAAAATTGAAATACTATAGTTTGCAGCAGTTCGAGGAACAAGAGAAAATTCAATTAGCTCCTTATTTCGAGCATTTAATTAATAAAATGAAAGGTTTTTCTCTGACTGCTGCTTAA